Proteins encoded by one window of Lycium barbarum isolate Lr01 chromosome 11, ASM1917538v2, whole genome shotgun sequence:
- the LOC132617769 gene encoding nuclear transcription factor Y subunit B-3-like: protein MADSDNESGGHRDNSNTESSLREQDRFLPIANVSRIMKKALPANAKISKDAKEIVQECVSEFISFITGEASDKCQREKRKTINGDDLMWAMTTLGFEEYIEPLKVYLQRFRDLEGQKSGMVGEKESSGSVNMGGSYVEDYDMVMMGGQHHHQGHVYGTGVYDRTNDNVAGVGTAGSQFLDVGRPR from the coding sequence ATGGCAGATTCAGACAATGAATCAGGAGGACACAGAGATAACAGCAATACTGAAAGTTCACTAAGAGAACAAGACAGGTTCCTACCAATAGCAAATGTAAGCAGAATCATGAAGAAAGCTTTACCAGCGAACGCGAAAATATCGAAAGATGCTAAAGAGATAGTTCAAGAATGTGTTTCTGAATTCATAAGTTTTATCACTGGAGAAGCATCAGATAAGTGCCAGAGAGAAAAGAGGAAGACCATTAATGGTGATGATTTGATGTGGGCAATGACAACTCTtggttttgaagaatatattgaGCCCCTTAAAGTTTATTTGCAGAGGTTTAGGGATCTAGAAGGGCAAAAAAGTGGTATGGTTGGAGAGAAAGAGAGTAGTGGATCAGTGAATATGGGTGGTAGTTATGTTGAGGATTATGATATGGTGATGATGGGGGGTCAGCATCATCATCAAGGACACGTGTATGGTACCGGAGTATATGATCGGACGAATGATAATGTTGCTGGTGTTGGTACTGCAGGGTCTCAGTTTCTTGATGTTGGGAGACCAAGGTAG
- the LOC132617768 gene encoding uncharacterized protein LOC132617768, with amino-acid sequence MDDNEGVGGEPIEQFHRNEAISAVADDGFLVEEDDDYEDLYNDVNVGENFLQSMRKNNDDLVVSRNNDNDDDVAERKPDVSVSPPLPPPPPQGVVAAESVDLPGAGPVKEEDVVSGVSGRVSVGASSGGGFRVELSNPSSNKMSDLADRVGNSNVNVPTTQVMVQQPHGGGGVVGNDNLVRQGGGVNVNVNGASNVGGGGGGGATILFVGDLHWWTTDSELESELSKYGLVKEVKFFEEKASGKSKGYCQVEFHDSSAATACKEGMNGHVFNGRPCVVAFASSPYNVKRMGEAQANRSQQTAQTTVPQPRRGPPGDAAGKIGNNNAPTGGNYQGGGGDGNRGGYGRGGWGRGGPQNMGNRGPVGPMRNRPGGIAGRGMMGNGGGGFGQGMGGAPPLMHPQTMMGQGFDPAFGGPMGRMGGYGGFPGGPAPPFPGMLSNFPPVGGVGMPGVAPHVNPAFFGRGMPMNGMGMMPGAGMEGPNMGMWSDPNVGGWAGDEHGGRAGESSYAEEAGSDHQYGEVTHDRGAWPNNMKEKDRGSERDWSGSTERKHRDGREPSYDRDMAREKDRGHDHDWPEKRYRDDRDVTRDRERDRDRERSRERGRDRESHRDRHRDDRDRYADHHRYKDREQEYDDEDRGRSSRGHSKSRLSHEEDHRSRSRDADYGKRRRITTE; translated from the coding sequence ATGGATGATAATGAAGGTGTTGGCGGAGAACCAATCGAGCAATTTCATAGAAACGAAGCGATTTCAGCTGTTGCAGATGATGGGTTTCTTGTTGAAGAAGATGACGATTATGAAGAtctttataatgatgttaatgttgGTGAGAATTTTCTTCAATCTATGCGTAAAaataatgatgatttagttgtatctaggaataatgataatgatgatgacgtgGCAGAGAGGAAACCTGATGTTTCGGTTTCCCCTCCGTTACCGCCACCGCCGCCACAAGGAGTTGTGGCGGCTGAGAGTGTCGACTTACCGGGTGCGGGACCCGTAAAAGAGGAGGATGTTGTGTCTGGGGTTTCGGGTAGGGTGTCGGTAGGTGCATCTAGTGGTGGGGGGTTTAGGGTTGAGTTAAGTAACCCGTCGAGTAATAAGATGAGTGATTTGGCTGATCGGGTTGGGAATAGTAACGTTAACGTTCCGACAACTCAGGTGATGGTACAACAACCTCATGGTGGTGGTGGGGTTGTTGGAAATGATAATTTGGTTAGGCAAGGAGGAGGGGTTAATGTGAACGTGAATGGGGCAAGTAATGTTGGGGGTGGAGGAGGGGGTGGAGCGACGATTCTTTTTGTTGGTGATTTGCATTGGTGGACGACGGATTCGGAGTTGGAGTCTGAGTTGAGCAAGTATGGACTAGTGAAGGAGGTGAAGTTTTTTGAAGAAAAAGCTAGTGGGAAGTCTAAAGGGTATTGTCAGGTTGAGTTTCATGATTCTTCAGCTGCTACAGCTTGTAAGGAAGGGATGAATGGTCATGTTTTCAATGGGCGGCCATGTGTGGTTGCCTTTGCGTCATCACCGTATAATGTGAAGAGGATGGGTGAGGCTCAGGCGAATCGAAGTCAACAGACGGCCCAAACTACTGTTCCCCAACCAAGGCGGGGGCCGCCTGGTGATGCTGCTGGTAAAATCGGAAATAACAATGCTCCTACTGGTGGCAATTATCAAGGTGGTGGTGGAGATGGGAACAGGGGTGGTTATGGTAGAGGAGGTTGGGGTAGAGGAGGTCCTCAAAATATGGGAAATCGGGGTCCTGTAGGTCCTATGAGAAACAGGCCTGGTGGAATTGCAGGAAGGGGGATGATGGGAAATGGTGGAGGTGGATTTGGACAAGGTATGGGCGGTGCACCTCCACTTATGCATCCTCAAACAATGATGGGTCAAGGCTTTGATCCTGCTTTTGGAGGGCCTATGGGAAGAATGGGTGGTTATGGAGGATTTCCTGGTGGTCCAGCCCCACCATTTCCTGGTATGTTATCAAATTTTCCACCTGTTGGAGGAGTTGGGATGCCTGGAGTAGCTCCTCATGTAAATCCTGCATTCTTTGGTAGAGGAATGCCAATGAATGGTATGGGAATGATGCCAGGTGCTGGTATGGAGGGACCTAACATGGGGATGTGGTCTGATCCTAATGTGGGTGGATGGGCTGGCGATGAGCATGGTGGTAGAGCAGGAGAGTCAAGTTATGCAGAAGAAGCTGGGTCTGATCATCAGTATGGAGAAGTAACTCACGATAGAGGGGCTTGGCCTAATAACATGAAAGAGAAAGACAGGGGATCAGAGCGTGACTGGTCTGGTTCTACAGAGAGAAAACACCGAGATGGCAGAGAACCTTCCTATGATAGAGACATGGCTCGTGAAAAGGATCGAGGGCATGATCATGATTGGCCAGAGAAGAGATACCGAGATGATAGAGATGTCACACGAGACAGGGAGAGGGACAGGGATCGTGAACGTTCTCGAGAACGAGGGCGTGATCGTGAGAGTCATCGAGATCGTCATAGGGATGACAGAGATAGATATGCTGATCATCATAGGTACAAGGACCGTGAGCAAGAATATGATGATGAAGACAGAGGAAGATCATCAAGGGGACACAGCAAATCACGATTATCACATGAGGAAGACCATCGGTCAAGGTCAAGGGATGCTGATTATGGAAAGAGGCGGCGTATAACTACTGAGTGA